The Mangrovimonas cancribranchiae nucleotide sequence GCAATATCTGTAAAAGGAACTCTGGTATTATCGATTAACATATCTAGAATTTGATGATCGATTTCGTCTAATTTAAATTTCGCCATAAATATTTTTTTTTAACAAAAAACAAAAATAACACATTATAATTGAATATAACGCATCTATTTTTAAGATTTTGTTAATTTTAATGAATATTTTTCATTATTCACCATTACGAAATCGTTTTCGAAACCTACCTTAATAGGCTCATTATCTTGAGTTAAAACCACGTTATTGTTGGCGTTATACTCTAAATGACCATAAAACCCATTTAAATTTGATATTTTTTCAATTTTAGGCACAAAATTTATGTTTCCAGACTCTAGTTTCTCTTGATATTGAATTGCTACATCGTTTTTTTCACTATCTGCTTTATCTAATTTAGCATTTCGTATAATAATGTCGTAAAAAAGCTTTTCATTATTAGGAATATTAAAATAATCCTTAAAATCAGTACCTGAAACATCATTCTCTGAGATATGTTTAATCGCCGTTACCAAAGCACGGAATATAAGTACTCTTGTTTTCTCTCGCTTATAATCATTCGCATAATGTCCAGCTTCAAAAAGCACTGTTGGGCAACCTAAAGACTGAAACATATCGCCAACACAGTTTATGTTAAATGTATCGTCATAAATCCCCACTTGTCCGGGTATAATCTTTTGTAAATCGTTATTCATTGCTACAATAACTTCCATGGCTTTCTTTCTGGTTGTTGTTATTGTTCGTTCTTCATCCTCGGAAGGTGCTAAAAAAGAAACCGTAGCCGATTTATTTGCTTTACCAGCACTAAAAATAGTCCGTTGCCCGTGTAGATTAAAACAAAAATCAGGCTTAAAATCATTAAAAAAGTCTCTTAAAACCTTGCTTTCTGGCTGCGATAAGTTTTTAGCATCCCTGTTTAAATCTACATCATTAGCATTAACCCGAGTATATTGTTTAGCACCATCCGGATTTAAAATAGGTATAATTGCTATAGTGCAAGTATCTAATATTTGGCTAGCAATAGCGTTTGAAGATGAATTAAAGAGGTTTAAAAGGTCAAAAACAGCTTTTGTGGTCGTACTTTCATTACCATGCATTTGCGACCACATAAATATTCGCTTAGAACCATGACCTAAAATTAGAGCATTAATTGGTTCTCCTAAAACAGATTTCCCAATCTCTTTAACTTTAAATACCGCCTTGTAATTTGTAATTGCGTCTAATATATATTGATTATGAATATACCTACCCGATAAGGATTCGTCTTTATAAAGTGGTAAATTTAATACTAACTCCATCACAGCTATTTTTATTTTTTACAAATGTAAACATAAGATTTTTTACAAATGTAAACACCAAAAACACCTCTGTTCTTTCACATCTGTAAACTGAGTATGGCCTTAAGTGACTGAATAATTTGTTGAAATTAATACTTTATTAAAATAAAATCATAAATGACTTAAAATTAGTTATTTAAGTTTACTTAATTAAAGTTTAAATTTATGCACAAACTCTATTTTAACACCCGTAATTAGGTATAAACAATACTCTTTTTTACATTTGTAACACTATAACTCTTGATTATGGATTTACAATGGTAAACAGTAAAGATTTTTCATCTAGATTAAAAAAAATCATTGATTATTATGAAGAAAGTGCGTCTTCATTTGCCGATAAAATTGGTGTGCAGCGCTCTAGTATTTCTCATATCCTTTCTGGTAGAAATAAACCTAGTTTAGATTTTGTTATGAAAATACTTGACTCCTATCCTGAGGTTGGTTTGTACTGGCTACTTAATGGAAAAGGACAATTTCCAGAAAGTGGGTCAAGTGTAAATGAGGATAATGTAAAACAAGAAGATGTCTCAAAAAACAATAACGAGACTCCAGCTCCTGACTTATTTTCTAATATAAAAAATACGCCCAATGATAAAACCATTGAGCGTATTGTAATATTTTTTAATGATGGTAGCTTTAAAAGCTATTCTAATTAAATATTAATTTAAAAACCTGCTGTGCCAACTTTCAGAAGCTGGAACCTCCCAGTTTTCATTAAGTTCGGCAATGTTTGTGACAAGATTATTAAATACAATTGTGTTTTTCGATACAGCTTTGTCTTTAGCCATTTTTCTGAAATCGGTTAACGGTTTATAAGCTATAAATTCGCCTTGTTTATAAGACACATTCATTTTATCCATTAAATCTACATGGTATTCTTTCTCTAATTGCTGAATAAAATGCACCGATGCGTCAATAGAACAACCAGACGCGCTATTTGTATTTTGATCGACAGCTAGGATAATAAATCGTTTATAAACGATTTTAAACCCTGCTTTTAAATCGCTACCGTGTACCGTCCAGTTTTCTACAAATACGGCTAATTTTTCTTCTATTTCTTTAATCTCGTCTTCTGTAAACGAACGATTGCATTGGTAAATCCAAACTCTAGATTCCTCTGGCAACGTATTAAAATCTACTAACATTACTTTTCTTCTTTTGTGTATTTATGTTTAAAAAACAAGGTAGAAAACAATCCGAAACAAATAAAATAAAACAAGAATTGCTTGATATTAAATGGCTTACTATCAAAATAATCAAAAGCAGCCATTCCTAACGCAAATATAAGCCCAGAATAAACGCCGTTTTTTATTCGGCTTTTTAGGGGCAACTGCTCTCGTTTCATTAAAAAGGGTTATAAATTTTCTGCTTGCGCAATCAGTTCGGCAATATCAAACACTTCCACTTCGGCTTCACGTTCTTTGGCTTTTACACCATCGGTCATCATGGTATTGCAATATGGGCAACCTGTTGCTATAACATTGGGGTTGGTTTTTAACGCATCTTCGGTGCGAAGCACATTAATATCTTGATCGCCTTTTTCGGGCTCTTTAAACATTTGCGCGCCACCAGCACCACAACATAGTGCTGTTCTACGATTGCGTTTCATTTCAACTAAATCTACTCCAAGACTTTTAAGCAAACTTCTTGGGGCTTCGTAAACTTCATTAGCTCGACCTAAATAACACGGATCGTGAAATGTAATACGCTTTCCTTTTAGATTGGAATTGTTTTCTATTTTTAATCTGCCTGAACTGATTAGTTCTTCGATATATTCTGTATGATGCTTTACATTATAGTTACCGCCAAGCTCCGGATATTCATTTTTTAAAGTGTTATAAGAATGCGGACAAGCCGTTACAATGTTTTTAACCTCGTAAGCATTTAAAATTTCTATATTGGTAACTGCTTGCATTTGAAACAAAAATTCGTTTCCTGCTCTTTTGGCCACATCGCCAGTACAACTTTCTTCGGTTCCTAAAACTGCAAAATCGACATTGGCTTTATTTAATAACTTAACAAAAGCTCTTGTTATTTTTTTTGCTCTGTCGTCATAACTTCCAGCTGAACCTACCCAGAAAAGAATTTCTGGTTGTTTGCCTTCTGCCATATATTCTGCCATTGTTGGCACTTTAAGTGATTGACTCATAACTATTTTTTTAACACAACTCATTATTGTTGTATTGCTAAGTGTTTAAGGTTTAGTCATGATGACCATCATCAAACACTTCTATTTTTACTTGTTTTTCTACTAAATCTGTAAACATACCTTTGTACCTAGTAGCTTTTACTAAATGGTTGTCTATCCAATGGTAATTACCACCTCTAGGTTTTCCCATAAGTAAACTATGGTATTTAAAACCATGTTTATTTAACCAGTTTTCGGTTACGTCTCGATGTTCTTCTGTTCTGGAAGTAAAGAAACATATCATATGGCCTTTTTCAAACCATTTATTGCAAGTTGCTAAAGCATCTGGAAACGGCAAACATGTTGCCATGCGTTCTGGTTCTTCATTTGGAACATCTTCAGTGATTGTTCCATCAATATCTATTAGATAGTTTTTTACGCCTTTTGGTAAAACAGGACTAATTTTTTCTCCTGCCTCTACTTTATCATGCAATAACTTGTCTGCTTCTTCTCTTTTCATGTTTTTTTAAGATTTAA carries:
- a CDS encoding M14 metallopeptidase family protein; translated protein: MELVLNLPLYKDESLSGRYIHNQYILDAITNYKAVFKVKEIGKSVLGEPINALILGHGSKRIFMWSQMHGNESTTTKAVFDLLNLFNSSSNAIASQILDTCTIAIIPILNPDGAKQYTRVNANDVDLNRDAKNLSQPESKVLRDFFNDFKPDFCFNLHGQRTIFSAGKANKSATVSFLAPSEDEERTITTTRKKAMEVIVAMNNDLQKIIPGQVGIYDDTFNINCVGDMFQSLGCPTVLFEAGHYANDYKREKTRVLIFRALVTAIKHISENDVSGTDFKDYFNIPNNEKLFYDIIIRNAKLDKADSEKNDVAIQYQEKLESGNINFVPKIEKISNLNGFYGHLEYNANNNVVLTQDNEPIKVGFENDFVMVNNEKYSLKLTKS
- a CDS encoding ABC transporter ATPase: MLVDFNTLPEESRVWIYQCNRSFTEDEIKEIEEKLAVFVENWTVHGSDLKAGFKIVYKRFIILAVDQNTNSASGCSIDASVHFIQQLEKEYHVDLMDKMNVSYKQGEFIAYKPLTDFRKMAKDKAVSKNTIVFNNLVTNIAELNENWEVPASESWHSRFLN
- a CDS encoding (Fe-S)-binding protein, with translation MSQSLKVPTMAEYMAEGKQPEILFWVGSAGSYDDRAKKITRAFVKLLNKANVDFAVLGTEESCTGDVAKRAGNEFLFQMQAVTNIEILNAYEVKNIVTACPHSYNTLKNEYPELGGNYNVKHHTEYIEELISSGRLKIENNSNLKGKRITFHDPCYLGRANEVYEAPRSLLKSLGVDLVEMKRNRRTALCCGAGGAQMFKEPEKGDQDINVLRTEDALKTNPNVIATGCPYCNTMMTDGVKAKEREAEVEVFDIAELIAQAENL
- a CDS encoding phosphoheptose isomerase — its product is MKREEADKLLHDKVEAGEKISPVLPKGVKNYLIDIDGTITEDVPNEEPERMATCLPFPDALATCNKWFEKGHMICFFTSRTEEHRDVTENWLNKHGFKYHSLLMGKPRGGNYHWIDNHLVKATRYKGMFTDLVEKQVKIEVFDDGHHD
- a CDS encoding helix-turn-helix transcriptional regulator translates to MVNSKDFSSRLKKIIDYYEESASSFADKIGVQRSSISHILSGRNKPSLDFVMKILDSYPEVGLYWLLNGKGQFPESGSSVNEDNVKQEDVSKNNNETPAPDLFSNIKNTPNDKTIERIVIFFNDGSFKSYSN